Proteins encoded within one genomic window of Rhododendron vialii isolate Sample 1 chromosome 1a, ASM3025357v1:
- the LOC131329855 gene encoding uncharacterized protein LOC131329855, giving the protein MTFAEFETLFLDKYFPTSLRLAKEQEFLNLKQGTMTVTQYAAKFEELSRYALDSIPNEDRKARRFEWGLTTARKAVVAQAFTTFAEVVKCALRLESEESDFKTRWRKAMGHYKCDCPQLQRERIESFGNQKAQQPEQAGFEKQNPRGPLQQQNGQNKDKQPMRYQQSTGGRIFALQTEAQEQDPSVIQGTLLLYSTCEQALFDSRASHSFISTACSSVKRCELEVTNLRLNCDLGVNDMADFDVILRMNWLSVHQAVIDCHLKMVTAYTPVGNCSRFKGDRQTVSPTTRRSEWQNQQVK; this is encoded by the exons atgacctttgctGAGTTCGAGACTCTGTTTCTCGATAAGTACTTTCCCACGTCCCTTCGCttagccaaggaacaagagttcttgaacctgaaacaaggaacgATGACCGTCACCCAGTACGCAGCCAAGTTCGAGGAACTGTCACGTTACGCCCTAGACTCCATCCCGAACGAGGACAGGAAGGCTAGGAGATTCGAGTGGGGACTGACGACTGCTCGAAAGGCTGTGGTGGCTCAAGCTTTCACCACCTTTGCCGAGGTTGTGAAGTGTGCTCTCCGGCTAGAGAGTGAGGAGAGtgacttcaaaactcgatggaggaag gccatGGGACACTATAAGTGCGACTGCCCTCAACTTCAAAGGGAGAGGATTGAAAGCTTTGGAAATCAGAAGGCTCAACAACCTGAGCAGGCCGGTTTTGAGAAGCAAAACCCTAGAGGCCCCTTGCAGCAACAGAATGGGCAGAATAAGGACAAGCAGCCCATGAGATACCAGCAaagcactggagggcgtatctttgcacTACAAACTGAGGcacaggagcaggatccctctgtgatccaaggtacgctattattGTATAGTACCTGTGAGCAAGCCTTGTTTGACTCTAGAGCATCACATTCATTCATATCTACTGCCTGT tctagtgtAAAGAGGTGTGAACTAGAAGTAACCAACCTGCGCCTAAACTGCGATCTTGGAGTGAACGACATGGCGGATTTTGACGTAATCCTGAGGATGAACTGGCTATCAGTACATcaagcggtcatagactgccatctgAAGATGGTGACCGCGTATACCCCCGTAGGAAATTGTTCccgatttaagggggatagacaaacggTGAGCCCGACGACGAGAAGATCCGAGTGGCAGAATCaacaggtcaagtga